A stretch of the Clostridium botulinum genome encodes the following:
- the tsaD gene encoding tRNA (adenosine(37)-N6)-threonylcarbamoyltransferase complex transferase subunit TsaD, whose protein sequence is MSKDIKILAIESSCDETAAAVVVNGREVLSNVIASQIDIHTKFGGVVPEVASRKHIEAIGIVVKEALEEANVEFKDIDAIGVTYGPGLVGALLVGVQYAKSLAYALQKPLIGVNHIEGHISANFIQYKDLKPPFVCLVVSGGHTFIVHMKDYGEFEVLGETRDDAAGEAFDKVARAIGLGYPGGPKIDKISREGNENSIVFPRAKFHEKDSLDFSFSGIKSAVLNYINKMSMKNEEINRADVAASFQKSVVDVLVDNVVKACKMKKVNRIAIAGGVASNSHLREAMIKAGNENAIEILFPEPILCTDNAAMIGSAAYFEYLKGVKAPLELNAIPNLKLGER, encoded by the coding sequence ATGAGTAAAGATATAAAAATTCTTGCGATAGAAAGTAGTTGTGATGAAACAGCAGCAGCAGTAGTTGTAAATGGAAGAGAAGTTTTATCTAATGTTATAGCATCTCAAATAGATATACACACTAAATTTGGAGGAGTAGTTCCGGAAGTTGCATCAAGAAAGCATATAGAGGCTATTGGAATTGTAGTTAAAGAAGCCTTAGAGGAGGCAAATGTTGAATTTAAAGATATAGATGCAATAGGAGTAACATATGGACCGGGATTGGTAGGGGCCCTATTAGTAGGAGTTCAATATGCTAAGTCACTTGCCTATGCATTGCAAAAACCGTTAATTGGAGTTAATCATATAGAAGGACACATTAGTGCTAACTTTATACAGTATAAGGATTTAAAACCTCCATTTGTTTGTCTTGTGGTATCAGGTGGACATACATTTATAGTTCATATGAAAGACTATGGAGAATTCGAGGTCTTAGGTGAAACTAGAGATGATGCAGCTGGAGAAGCTTTTGATAAAGTTGCAAGAGCTATTGGACTTGGATACCCTGGTGGTCCAAAGATAGATAAAATCTCAAGGGAGGGAAATGAAAATTCTATAGTCTTTCCTAGGGCTAAATTTCATGAAAAGGATAGTTTAGATTTTTCTTTTAGTGGTATTAAATCCGCAGTACTTAATTATATAAATAAAATGAGTATGAAAAATGAAGAAATAAACAGAGCGGATGTTGCGGCCTCTTTCCAAAAGTCAGTTGTAGATGTTTTGGTTGATAATGTAGTTAAGGCTTGCAAGATGAAAAAAGTAAATAGAATTGCTATAGCAGGAGGAGTTGCTTCTAATTCTCATCTTAGAGAAGCAATGATAAAAGCAGGAAATGAAAATGCAATAGAGATATTATTCCCAGAACCTATATTATGTACAGACAATGCAGCTATGATTGGTAGTGCTGCATACTTTGAATATTTAAAGGGAGTTAAAGCTCCACTTGAGTTGAATGCTATACCGAACTTAAAACTTGGTGAAAGATAA
- a CDS encoding ABC transporter substrate-binding protein → MKVKRRFIGFTIIFAMIIIFMSFHHRVDYDFFRKNTKSIVFAIGTEPITLDPKYAEDIESAKVIVNIYDGLVRYKENSTEVEPSLATNWDISEDERKYTFYLRKGVKFHDGTEFNAYSVRESIIRQLNFKEASTINYFKRIFKNLININIIDDYTVKIILKDKDSQFLSNLAMPYSAPIVSPKAIRKYGDKYFKHPVGTGAFKFVSWKKGEAIVLKKNNNYWGEKAKVERIVFTFIKKNPQRVAKFMTKDVDVVDNLDSTSIMDIEKAGGKILQQKGDNINYVKFNYLKYPLNNLNLRRAICSAINREKIMKKFYNGYSTIIKDGILYNPQLSIKTLQELNLDNLSIKMIIYSNPTSYNTIGERLSEYVQQNLLEVGIKATIEVFPWDKYHEKISQGDWDIMFYGCIGEYECGYIKEVSMKNNICFPICNLKMILAYSDKILGLQYHTTGVVFFNKVSIKE, encoded by the coding sequence ATGAAGGTTAAAAGAAGATTTATTGGTTTTACTATTATATTTGCAATGATTATTATATTTATGTCATTTCATCATAGAGTAGATTATGATTTTTTCAGAAAAAACACTAAATCTATAGTTTTTGCAATAGGTACGGAACCAATAACTTTAGACCCTAAATATGCGGAAGATATTGAATCGGCAAAAGTTATTGTAAACATATATGATGGTTTAGTGAGGTATAAAGAAAATTCAACTGAAGTTGAACCATCCCTTGCTACTAATTGGGATATAAGTGAAGATGAAAGAAAATATACTTTTTATTTAAGAAAAGGAGTAAAATTTCATGATGGAACAGAATTTAATGCATATTCAGTTAGGGAAAGTATAATAAGACAATTAAATTTCAAGGAAGCTAGCACAATAAATTATTTTAAAAGGATTTTTAAAAATCTTATTAATATAAATATAATAGATGATTATACAGTAAAAATAATTCTTAAGGACAAAGATTCACAGTTTCTTTCAAACTTAGCTATGCCATATTCAGCACCTATTGTAAGTCCAAAGGCTATTAGGAAGTATGGTGATAAATATTTTAAACATCCTGTAGGAACTGGGGCGTTTAAATTTGTTTCATGGAAAAAAGGAGAGGCCATAGTACTTAAAAAAAATAATAATTATTGGGGAGAAAAGGCTAAAGTTGAAAGGATAGTTTTCACATTTATAAAGAAAAATCCACAACGGGTAGCAAAATTTATGACAAAAGATGTGGATGTTGTGGATAATTTAGATTCAACTAGTATTATGGATATAGAAAAAGCGGGTGGAAAAATACTTCAACAAAAAGGAGATAATATAAATTATGTTAAGTTCAATTATTTAAAGTATCCACTAAATAATTTAAACCTAAGAAGAGCTATTTGCAGTGCTATAAATAGGGAAAAGATAATGAAAAAATTTTATAATGGTTATTCAACTATAATTAAAGATGGTATATTATATAATCCTCAATTAAGTATAAAAACTTTGCAAGAATTAAATTTAGATAATTTAAGTATAAAAATGATTATTTATTCTAATCCAACAAGTTACAATACTATAGGAGAAAGGCTATCGGAATATGTTCAACAGAACTTATTAGAAGTTGGTATTAAGGCAACAATTGAGGTTTTCCCATGGGACAAATATCATGAAAAAATAAGTCAAGGAGATTGGGATATAATGTTTTATGGATGTATAGGGGAATATGAATGTGGCTATATAAAAGAGGTTTCCATGAAAAATAATATATGTTTTCCAATATGTAATTTAAAAATGATATTAGCATATTCAGATAAAATATTAGGACTGCAGTACCATACAACTGGAGTTGTATTTTTTAATAAGGTGTCAATTAAAGAATAA
- a CDS encoding redox-sensing transcriptional repressor Rex, with protein MEKKRNISMAVIRRLPKYYRYLSELIDNDVDRISSKELSEKIGFTASQIRQDLNNFGDFGQQGYGYNVKDLYNEIRAILGLDGDYNIVIIGAGNIGQAIANYTNFDKMGFNLKGIFDVNPKLLGLKIRDVEIKDIDKLEDFLQKEKVHIGVICVTKSNAQEVCDIFKRNGVKGIWNFAPVDLIGEDDVVIENVHLSESLLTLTYLLNGFK; from the coding sequence GTGGAAAAGAAAAGAAATATTTCAATGGCCGTTATAAGAAGATTACCCAAATATTACAGATACTTATCTGAACTAATAGATAATGATGTTGATAGAATTTCTTCTAAGGAATTAAGTGAAAAAATAGGATTTACTGCATCACAAATTCGCCAAGATCTTAATAACTTTGGTGATTTTGGGCAACAAGGATACGGATATAATGTAAAAGATTTATATAATGAAATAAGAGCTATATTAGGATTAGACGGAGATTATAATATAGTTATTATCGGTGCAGGTAATATAGGGCAAGCAATTGCTAATTATACTAATTTTGATAAAATGGGATTCAATTTAAAGGGGATTTTTGATGTTAATCCTAAATTATTGGGATTAAAAATAAGAGATGTAGAAATAAAGGATATAGATAAATTAGAAGATTTTTTACAAAAAGAAAAAGTTCATATTGGGGTTATTTGTGTTACTAAAAGTAATGCACAAGAAGTATGTGATATATTTAAAAGAAATGGTGTCAAGGGAATATGGAATTTTGCACCTGTTGATTTAATAGGTGAAGACGATGTAGTTATAGAAAATGTTCACTTAAGTGAAAGTTTATTAACACTTACCTATCTTTTGAATGGATTTAAGTAG
- a CDS encoding short-chain-enoyl-CoA hydratase has product MEYKNILLEKENNIAIVTINRPKALNALNTDTLNELELVVDEVAKDDDILVVILTGAGEKAFVAGADISEMKDKNVMEGRKFGLLGNKIFRKVETLEKPVIAAVNGFALGGGCELSMACDIRIASKKAKFGQPEVSLGITPGFGGTQRLARHVGMGMAKELIYSAKNINADEAFRIGLVNKVAAPEELMKEAKKLANEIAGRAPIAVKLCKQAINRGIQVDIDTAINIEAEIFGECFSTEDQKDAMTAFVEKRKLDGFKNR; this is encoded by the coding sequence ATGGAATATAAAAATATTTTATTAGAAAAAGAAAATAATATAGCTATTGTGACTATCAACAGGCCTAAGGCATTAAATGCATTAAATACAGATACTTTAAATGAATTAGAGTTAGTTGTTGATGAAGTTGCTAAGGATGATGATATTCTTGTTGTTATATTAACAGGCGCTGGTGAAAAAGCATTTGTTGCAGGAGCAGATATTTCTGAAATGAAAGATAAAAATGTTATGGAAGGTAGAAAGTTTGGACTTTTGGGCAATAAAATATTCAGAAAAGTCGAAACATTGGAAAAACCGGTAATAGCAGCTGTTAATGGTTTTGCTTTAGGTGGCGGTTGTGAACTTTCAATGGCTTGTGACATAAGAATAGCATCTAAAAAAGCTAAGTTTGGACAACCTGAAGTTTCACTTGGAATTACCCCAGGATTTGGTGGAACACAAAGACTTGCAAGACATGTAGGTATGGGAATGGCTAAAGAATTAATATATTCAGCTAAAAATATAAATGCTGATGAAGCCTTTAGAATAGGTCTTGTAAATAAAGTTGCTGCACCAGAAGAGTTAATGAAAGAAGCTAAAAAACTTGCAAATGAGATTGCGGGAAGAGCTCCAATTGCTGTAAAACTTTGTAAACAAGCTATAAATAGAGGAATTCAAGTAGATATAGACACAGCAATTAATATAGAAGCTGAAATTTTTGGAGAATGCTTCTCGACAGAAGACCAGAAAGACGCAATGACAGCATTTGTAGAAAAAAGAAAATTAGATGGTTTCAAAAACAGATAG
- a CDS encoding chromate transporter: MIIFNLFITFFKIGLFSFGGGYAMLSMIQQEVVSIHGWVKTQEFINMVAISQATPGPIAINMATYVGFKVNSVLGAVFATLGVVTPSIIIMIIITKFFVKFKNNKYVDGAFLGLRPTTVGLVAAAAILVTTGAFVDFKSIIIFIGAFILSYKKFDPILLITISGILGYILY, from the coding sequence ATGATAATATTTAATCTTTTTATAACCTTCTTTAAAATAGGACTTTTTAGTTTTGGTGGTGGATATGCTATGTTATCCATGATACAACAAGAAGTAGTAAGTATTCATGGATGGGTTAAAACACAAGAATTTATAAATATGGTTGCCATTTCTCAAGCAACTCCAGGTCCGATTGCAATAAATATGGCAACTTATGTAGGATTTAAGGTCAATAGTGTACTAGGAGCAGTTTTTGCAACATTAGGAGTTGTAACTCCATCAATTATAATAATGATTATTATAACTAAATTTTTTGTTAAGTTTAAAAATAATAAGTATGTAGATGGTGCCTTTTTAGGACTTAGACCAACTACAGTTGGATTAGTAGCAGCAGCTGCAATACTTGTAACTACTGGGGCATTTGTTGATTTTAAAAGTATAATTATTTTTATAGGCGCATTTATATTATCATATAAAAAGTTTGATCCAATACTTTTAATAACAATATCAGGAATTTTAGGATATATATTATATTAA
- a CDS encoding NAD(P)/FAD-dependent oxidoreductase translates to MEDVTMLEYDIVIIGGGAAGLAAAISAKKSGIDKILILERESCLGGTLNQCIHNGFGVEIFNENLTGPEYVEKFIEAIHEMNIEYKLNTCVLEFNIDKVIKVVSKSGIIEIKSKAIIISTGCREKPRGLINIAGRKSAGIFTAGSAQKFVNLEGYMPGKKIVILGSGNIALIMARRFTLEGASVKAVIEILPYVEGNKKLIKECLEDFNIPLIFSHTVIDVRGKERIKGITIARVENNAVITDTEQEISCDTIVLSVELSPESELAFKAGIDIVPFTKGIKVNENMETNVSGIFSCGNVVFIHDKVDNITYEGYRAGENAVNYITK, encoded by the coding sequence ATGGAGGATGTTACTATGCTTGAGTATGATATAGTAATAATAGGAGGGGGAGCCGCAGGGCTTGCGGCTGCTATTAGTGCTAAAAAGAGTGGAATTGATAAGATATTAATTTTAGAAAGAGAAAGTTGCCTAGGAGGTACACTTAATCAGTGTATTCATAATGGATTTGGTGTCGAAATATTTAATGAGAATCTTACAGGGCCAGAGTATGTTGAGAAATTTATAGAAGCTATTCATGAAATGAATATAGAATATAAATTAAATACATGTGTTCTCGAATTTAATATTGATAAAGTTATAAAGGTAGTTAGTAAGAGTGGAATAATTGAAATAAAATCTAAGGCTATAATTATATCAACGGGATGTAGGGAAAAGCCTAGAGGATTAATAAACATAGCAGGCAGGAAAAGTGCTGGTATATTTACAGCAGGATCAGCTCAAAAATTTGTTAATTTAGAAGGATATATGCCGGGAAAAAAAATTGTTATTTTAGGTTCAGGAAATATAGCATTAATTATGGCTAGAAGATTTACTTTAGAAGGAGCATCTGTAAAGGCAGTTATAGAAATTTTGCCTTATGTTGAAGGAAATAAAAAACTTATTAAAGAGTGTTTAGAGGACTTTAATATACCATTAATATTCTCACATACGGTTATAGATGTTCGAGGAAAGGAAAGAATAAAAGGTATTACCATAGCACGAGTTGAAAATAATGCTGTTATAACTGATACGGAACAAGAAATAAGTTGTGATACGATTGTGTTATCTGTAGAGTTATCGCCAGAAAGTGAATTGGCATTTAAAGCAGGTATAGATATTGTTCCATTTACAAAGGGTATAAAAGTTAATGAAAATATGGAAACTAATGTGAGTGGCATATTTAGTTGTGGAAATGTTGTTTTTATTCATGATAAAGTTGACAATATAACTTATGAAGGATATAGGGCAGGAGAGAATGCTGTAAATTATATTACAAAATAA
- a CDS encoding RusA family crossover junction endodeoxyribonuclease, producing the protein MCTNYAKVIVYGSPITKSNFKLSNANGRAILPYNSGKYHDRYGVYEELIAYEARLQNPNVFFTESLIAILKVYYKSQKRHPDTTNIPKSIFDGIEKSGLIINDAQIRRLIIEEYYDSKNPRFELELYGESTHKIDYKVTQLKAHNKPIIYNPPANKKSNTSKSIKPLQEKKSDSTHCDVCGKTLKNPSDSISANKGTTLICKSCFNKLF; encoded by the coding sequence ATGTGTACAAATTACGCTAAAGTTATTGTTTATGGATCCCCAATTACAAAATCAAATTTCAAATTGTCAAATGCTAACGGAAGAGCTATTCTCCCATATAACTCTGGAAAATACCACGACAGGTACGGAGTATATGAAGAATTAATAGCCTACGAGGCTAGACTTCAAAATCCCAATGTATTTTTTACCGAATCACTAATTGCAATTTTAAAAGTTTATTATAAAAGCCAAAAAAGACATCCCGATACCACAAATATTCCTAAAAGTATTTTTGACGGCATTGAAAAAAGTGGCCTTATAATCAATGATGCTCAAATACGTCGTCTTATAATCGAAGAATATTACGACAGTAAAAATCCTCGTTTTGAATTAGAACTTTATGGCGAAAGCACTCATAAAATAGATTATAAAGTAACCCAACTAAAAGCACATAATAAACCTATAATCTATAATCCTCCAGCTAATAAGAAATCTAATACATCTAAAAGCATTAAGCCTTTACAAGAAAAAAAATCTGATTCTACTCATTGCGATGTCTGTGGAAAAACATTAAAAAACCCTTCAGATTCTATTTCTGCAAATAAAGGAACCACGCTAATATGTAAATCTTGTTTTAATAAACTATTTTAG
- the abc-f gene encoding ribosomal protection-like ABC-F family protein gives MIVLSCKNITKSYGIDEILKNITFNIDEGEHVGLVGCNGAGKSTLFKILTRQLDADSGDMFLDKNKKIGYLSQHLSLDSKNSIYDEALLVFQNLINMENKLALLESEMNKPYDSSKADYHNKIIKDYTNLSELYNNRGGYLYKAEISKVLKGLGFTEEHYYKPINILSGGQKTRVALCKLLLSKPDILLLDEPTNHLDLDAIEWLEDYLQSYKGTIIIISHDRYFLDCITTKTFELINGKLDVYNGNYTAFIDLKKKVFEEKLKAYNLQQTEIKRQEEIIEKYRSFNREKSIKAAESRQKALDKIDRLDCPTQDKKLHKFNFETQIKSGNDVLYAENLSKRYEDKLLFEDLSLDIKRGEHIALIGENGRGKTTLLKILMNKIKQDSGNFSLGKNVFIGYYDQEQSNLDPNKTVIDEVWDDFPKMTTTEIRNVLAAFLFTGDDVFKQVSKLSGGEKCRINLLKIILSKSNFLLLDEPTNHLDIMSREALEDAIIDYDGTVLVISHDRYFLNKVVEKIHELNIDGIKTYLGNYSYYVEKKKNPFRFQQIEEIQGKTKTQIQSEKKKKREEAKLEKQKKLKVKNLEQDIASLEKDIEELQQKLCLEEIYSDPNKSEEVNKELLTKENELELLYAEWEELL, from the coding sequence ATGATAGTTTTAAGTTGTAAGAATATAACAAAGAGTTACGGTATAGATGAGATTTTAAAAAATATAACCTTTAATATAGATGAAGGAGAACATGTAGGACTAGTTGGATGTAATGGTGCCGGCAAGTCTACTTTATTTAAAATTCTAACTAGACAATTAGATGCTGATAGCGGGGATATGTTTTTGGATAAAAATAAGAAAATTGGTTACCTGTCTCAGCATTTATCTCTAGATAGTAAAAATTCTATCTATGATGAAGCTCTATTAGTATTTCAAAATTTGATAAATATGGAAAATAAATTGGCTTTATTAGAATCCGAAATGAATAAACCGTATGATTCCTCTAAAGCAGATTATCATAACAAAATTATAAAAGATTATACAAATTTATCTGAACTTTATAATAACCGCGGCGGATACCTATATAAGGCAGAAATAAGTAAAGTACTAAAGGGATTAGGATTTACAGAAGAACATTATTATAAACCAATAAACATTCTAAGTGGTGGTCAAAAAACTAGAGTGGCACTATGCAAATTACTACTTTCTAAGCCTGACATTCTATTATTAGATGAGCCTACTAACCATCTAGATTTAGATGCAATTGAATGGCTTGAAGATTATCTACAAAGTTATAAGGGAACTATAATTATAATTTCTCACGATAGATACTTTTTAGATTGTATAACTACTAAAACCTTTGAGCTTATAAACGGTAAACTAGATGTTTATAATGGAAATTATACTGCTTTCATTGATTTAAAGAAAAAAGTATTCGAAGAAAAGCTAAAAGCATACAATTTACAACAAACTGAAATTAAGCGCCAAGAAGAAATAATAGAAAAATATCGTTCATTCAATAGAGAAAAAAGTATAAAAGCTGCTGAAAGTAGACAAAAAGCTTTAGATAAAATAGACAGACTTGATTGCCCTACTCAAGATAAAAAACTACATAAGTTTAATTTTGAAACTCAAATTAAAAGTGGTAATGATGTATTATATGCTGAAAATCTTTCAAAACGCTATGAAGATAAACTTCTCTTTGAAGATTTGAGCTTAGATATAAAGCGTGGAGAACATATTGCTTTAATTGGCGAAAATGGTCGTGGTAAAACAACTTTATTGAAAATACTTATGAATAAAATTAAACAAGATAGTGGTAACTTCTCCTTAGGTAAAAATGTGTTTATTGGTTACTATGATCAAGAACAATCTAACTTAGATCCAAATAAAACTGTTATTGATGAAGTTTGGGATGACTTTCCTAAAATGACCACTACAGAAATAAGAAACGTTCTAGCAGCATTTTTATTTACAGGAGATGATGTCTTTAAACAAGTATCAAAATTAAGCGGTGGTGAAAAATGTAGAATAAATTTGCTTAAAATCATACTTTCAAAATCTAATTTTCTATTATTAGATGAACCTACAAACCACCTTGATATAATGTCTCGTGAAGCTCTAGAAGATGCTATAATAGACTATGATGGAACGGTACTTGTTATATCTCACGATAGATATTTTTTAAATAAAGTTGTAGAAAAAATACATGAACTAAACATAGACGGTATTAAAACATACCTTGGTAACTATAGTTACTATGTAGAAAAAAAGAAAAACCCATTTAGATTTCAACAAATAGAAGAAATTCAAGGAAAAACCAAAACACAAATTCAATCAGAAAAGAAAAAAAAGCGTGAAGAAGCAAAATTAGAAAAACAAAAAAAATTAAAGGTTAAAAATTTAGAACAAGATATAGCTTCCTTAGAAAAAGATATAGAAGAACTTCAGCAAAAACTATGTCTTGAAGAAATTTATTCTGATCCTAATAAAAGTGAAGAAGTAAATAAAGAACTTTTAACTAAAGAAAATGAACTTGAACTTTTATACGCTGAATGGGAAGAACTCCTTTAA
- a CDS encoding chromate transporter has translation MSKGQKLKTYIEMFVIFFKIGAFTIGGGYAMLPLIEREIVDKKSWIEKEEYLDMIALAQSSPGPIAVNTSVFVGYKIGRVPGIFATTLGSVLPSFLIILVVASFFVGIQNNIIVEKIFKGIRPAVVALIAAPVIRMGKDAKINKKTVIIPIIVAILVGFFKVMAIIVIIVSAILGIIYTKYKGGKKDDNI, from the coding sequence TTGAGTAAAGGACAGAAGCTAAAAACTTATATTGAAATGTTTGTTATATTTTTCAAGATAGGGGCCTTTACAATTGGAGGAGGTTATGCAATGCTTCCTTTAATTGAGAGAGAAATAGTAGATAAAAAATCGTGGATAGAAAAAGAAGAATATTTAGATATGATAGCACTTGCACAATCATCACCAGGACCTATTGCTGTTAATACATCGGTATTTGTAGGATATAAAATAGGTAGAGTACCTGGGATTTTTGCAACAACACTAGGATCTGTACTTCCATCTTTTTTAATAATTTTAGTTGTTGCTTCGTTTTTTGTAGGAATTCAAAATAATATAATTGTAGAGAAAATTTTTAAAGGAATTAGACCTGCTGTAGTTGCACTTATAGCAGCACCTGTTATAAGGATGGGCAAAGATGCTAAAATAAATAAAAAGACGGTAATTATACCAATTATAGTAGCGATTTTAGTTGGTTTTTTTAAAGTTATGGCAATAATAGTTATAATAGTTTCAGCAATATTAGGTATTATTTATACCAAGTATAAAGGAGGTAAAAAAGATGATAATATTTAA
- a CDS encoding SLAP domain-containing protein has protein sequence MKRMVAFIISFIFFLTGCAMHNKMDSSNTSLENKEISKKNQKYSFGPIADLSKISDKKKIELQNSLNSFGDVPNNVVTFNPINAYYNDDGSLAIDLFVRNGHKEAIFNIDVNLKLIKDGKVIASAPFSFVKEEFGVIESNNSRPWTILYYPEDIHIKDVKLDSYVIEGENIQYEY, from the coding sequence ATGAAAAGAATGGTGGCGTTTATAATATCATTTATATTTTTTCTTACAGGCTGTGCAATGCATAACAAGATGGACTCTTCTAATACTAGCCTAGAAAATAAAGAAATTTCTAAGAAAAATCAAAAATACAGTTTTGGTCCTATAGCAGATTTATCAAAAATAAGCGATAAAAAAAAGATAGAATTACAGAATTCATTAAATAGTTTTGGAGATGTTCCTAACAATGTGGTAACGTTTAATCCAATAAATGCATATTATAATGATGATGGTAGTTTAGCTATTGATTTATTTGTTAGAAATGGTCATAAAGAAGCTATATTTAATATAGATGTCAATCTAAAGCTTATAAAAGATGGTAAAGTTATTGCATCTGCACCTTTTAGTTTTGTGAAAGAAGAGTTTGGTGTAATTGAAAGTAATAATTCAAGACCATGGACTATATTGTATTATCCTGAAGATATACATATTAAAGATGTGAAATTAGACAGCTATGTGATAGAAGGAGAGAACATTCAATACGAATACTAA
- a CDS encoding metal ABC transporter solute-binding protein, Zn/Mn family yields MKNVLKKLFITTTFIAILILTGCTKNSVSNKNNTTNDKLTVAVSIVPEETFVKSIAGDLVNVVTMIPPGQSPETFEPTPDLLEKFSKSKLYFTMNVPAEVNSILPKTKDFNPDVKIVDLSNEVRKTYKDREFAPGSRDPHIWLSPKRVKIMINVIKDNLCSLDPNNKNIYEKNAESYIRKLDEADKNIKDSLKTLKTKSIIVYHPAFGYFTDDYGLEMIALEEEGKESTPQDMQKIIDFAKSKGIKTIFYQAETDNKQSTTFAKELGGKAEKLAPLDPNYIENLKKMSDTFKSILN; encoded by the coding sequence ATGAAAAACGTATTAAAGAAATTGTTTATTACCACAACATTCATCGCAATACTTATTTTAACTGGTTGCACTAAAAATTCAGTTTCAAACAAAAATAATACTACAAATGATAAATTAACAGTGGCTGTATCTATAGTACCTGAGGAAACCTTTGTTAAATCTATTGCTGGAGATTTAGTTAATGTAGTTACTATGATTCCACCAGGACAAAGCCCTGAAACTTTTGAGCCTACTCCAGATCTTTTAGAAAAATTCAGTAAATCAAAATTATATTTTACTATGAATGTTCCTGCTGAAGTTAACTCAATATTACCTAAGACAAAAGACTTTAATCCTGATGTAAAAATAGTAGATCTTTCAAATGAAGTAAGGAAAACTTACAAAGATAGAGAATTTGCTCCTGGTAGTCGTGACCCTCATATATGGCTATCTCCTAAAAGAGTTAAAATTATGATAAATGTAATAAAAGATAATCTTTGTTCTTTAGATCCAAATAATAAAAATATATATGAAAAAAATGCAGAATCATATATAAGAAAATTAGATGAAGCTGATAAAAATATAAAAGATTCGTTAAAAACACTAAAAACTAAATCTATAATAGTATATCATCCTGCCTTCGGATACTTTACCGATGATTATGGATTAGAAATGATTGCTTTAGAAGAAGAGGGAAAGGAATCTACACCTCAAGACATGCAAAAAATAATAGATTTTGCTAAATCTAAAGGTATAAAAACAATATTTTATCAAGCTGAAACTGACAATAAGCAATCCACAACCTTTGCCAAAGAATTAGGTGGGAAAGCTGAAAAACTTGCTCCACTTGATCCTAATTACATTGAAAATTTAAAGAAAATGTCTGATACATTCAAATCTATACTTAATTAA